The following coding sequences lie in one Saimiri boliviensis isolate mSaiBol1 chromosome 6, mSaiBol1.pri, whole genome shotgun sequence genomic window:
- the CCDC89 gene encoding coiled-coil domain-containing protein 89 has protein sequence MLKTCPPITGLLTGRARCGGVPRVASNALQPLKSEGKRLQSALRWRRAPMPRREQAPRMDTPRPEESLEKQNENPNNQDEEMEFKEMDGLREALANLRGLSEEERSEKAMLRSRIEEQSQLICILKRRSDEALERCEILELLNAELEQKRMQEAEKFKAQGEYIRKLEERFRTLAANHELMIRFKDEHKSQNIKLRQENEKLRLENNSLFSQALKDEQAQVLQLTIRCEALTGELKTLKERCAQDACQAQAREKELLALQSQQACTHTKETEQLRSQLQSLRQQHQQAVEQMVKAEETHSSLSQELQARLQTVTREKEELLQLSMERGKALQNKQAEIRVLEEKLEIANEARRQALERFEQEAVAVDSNLRVRELQRKVDGIQKAYDELRLQSEAFKKHSLDLLSKERELNTKLRHLFP, from the coding sequence ATGCTGAAGACCTGCCCACCAATCACAGGGCTCCTTACTGGAAGAGCCCGCTGCGGGGGTGTGCCGAGAGTCGCCAGCAACGCCCTGCAGCCTTTGAAATCGGAGGGGAAAAGACTGCAGTCAGCTCTTCGCTGGAGGAGGGCACCTATGCCCCGGAGAGAGCAGGCTCCCAGGATGGACACGCCGCGCCCTGAAGAATCGTTagagaagcaaaatgaaaatCCGAACAACCAGGACGAGGAGATGGAGTTTAAGGAAATGGACGGTCTGAGAGAAGCCTTGGCGAACCTCCGGGGACTGTCGGAGGAGGAGAGGAGCGAGAAGGCGATGCTTCGCTCCCGCATTGAAGAGCAGTCCCAGCTCATCTGCATCCTGAAGCGGAGGTCAGATGAGGCCCTGGAGCGCTGCGAGATCCTAGAGCTGCTCAATGCAGAGCTGGAGCAGAAAAGgatgcaggaggctgagaagttcaaggccCAGGGTGAGTACATTCGGAAGCTAGAGGAACGCTTTAGGACCCTAGCAGCCAACCACGAGTTGATGATCCGCTTCAAGGATGAACACAAGAGTCAGAACatcaagctgaggcaggagaatgagaagctgaggctggagaataacAGCCTGTTCAGCCAGGCTCTGAAGGATGAGCAGGCCCAAGTATTGCAGCTCACCATCCGGTGTGAGGCCCTCACTGGGGAGCTGAAGACGCTGAAGGAGAGGTGTGCTCAAGATGCCTGCCAAGCACAGGCCCGCGAGAAGGAGCTGCTGGCGCTACAGAGCCAGCAGGCCTGCACCCACACCAAGGAGACAGAACAGCTGCGCAGCCAGCTGCAGAGCCTCAGGCAGCAGCACCAGCAGGCTGTGGAGCAGATGGTGAAGGCGGAGGAGACACACAGCAGCCTGAGCCAGGAGCTGCAGGCCAGGCTGCAGACCGTCACTAGAGAGAAAGAGGAGCTGCTGCAGCTGTCCATGGAAAGGGGTAAAGCGCTTCAGAATAAACAGGCAGAGATCCGCGTGCTTGAAGAGAAGTTGGAGATAGCAAATGAGGCCAGGAGGCAAGCACTGGAGCGGTTTGAGCAGGAGGCAGTGGCTGTGGACAGCAACTTGAGAGTCAGAGAGCTTCAGCGCAAAGTAGATGGGATCCAGAAGGCCTATGATGAACTCAGGCTGCAGTCTGAAGCCTTCAAAAAGCACAGCCTGGATCTTTTAAGCAAGGAGAGAGAACTCAACACCAAACTCCGCCATCTCTTTCCATAA
- the CREBZF gene encoding CREB/ATF bZIP transcription factor, whose protein sequence is MRHSLTKLLAASGSNSPTRSESPAPAATCSLPSDLTRAAAAAAGEKETAAAGSPGRKQPLGDEGELEAGRGSRGGVAVRAPSPEEMEEEAIASLPGEETEDMDFLSGLELADLLDPRQPDWHLEPGLSPPGPLSSSGGGSDSGGLWRGDDDDEAAAAEMQRFSDLLQRLLNGIGGCSSSSDSGSAEKRRRKSPGAGGGGGGGSGSDNNQAATKSPRKAAAAAARLNRLKKKEYVMGLESRVRGLAAENQELRAENRELGKRVQALQEESRYLRAVLANETGLARLLSRLSGVGLRLTTSLFRDSPAGDHDYALPVGKQQQDLLEDDDSAGGVCLHVDKDKVSVEFCSACARKASSSLKM, encoded by the coding sequence ATGAGGCATAGCCTGACCAAGCTGCTGGCAGCCTCGGGCAGCAACTCCCCAACCCGCAGTGAGAGCCCGGCGCCGGCTGCAACCTGCTCGCTGCCCTCGGACCTGACGcgggctgcggcggcggcggcgggggagAAGGAGACGGCAGCGGCCGGATCTCCCGGCCGCAAGCAGCCGCTTGGCGACGAGGGCGAGTTGGAAGCCGGGAGGGGGAGCCGCGGCGGCGTGGCCGTGCGCGCGCCCTCGCCcgaggagatggaggaggaggcgATCGCCAGCCTCCCGGGGGAAGAGACGGAGGATATGGACTTTCTGTCTGGGCTGGAACTGGCGGATCTCCTGGACCCCAGGCAACCGGACTGGCACCTGGAGCCCGGGCTTAGCCCGCCGGGGCCCCTCTCCTCGTCTGGAGGAGGCTCGGATAGCGGCGGCCTGTGGAGAGGGGACGACGACGACGAGGCCGCTGCCGCTGAAATGCAGCGCTTCTCCGACCTGCTGCAGAGGCTGTTAAACGGCATCGgaggctgcagcagcagcagtgacagTGGCAGCGCCGAAAAGAGGCGGAGAAAGTCCCCCGgagcgggcggcggcggcggcggcggcagcggcagcgACAACAACCAGGCGGCGACAAAGAGTCCCCGGAAAGCGGCGGCGGCCGCTGCCCGCCTGAATCGGCTGAAGAAGAAGGAGTACGTGATGGGGCTCGAGAGCAGAGTCCGGGGTCTGGCAGCCGAGAACCAGGAGCTGCGGGCCGAGAATCGGGAGCTGGGCAAACGCGTACAGGCGCTGCAGGAGGAGAGTCGCTACCTACGGGCAGTCTTGGCCAACGAGACTGGACTGGCTCGCTTGCTGAGCCGGCTGAGCGGCGTGGGACTGCGGCTGACCACCTCGCTCTTCAGAGACTCGCCCGCCGGTGACCACGACTACGCACTGCCGGTGGGAAAGCAGCAGCAGGACCTGCTGGAGGACGACGACTCGGCGGGAGGAGTGTGTCTCCATGTGGACAAGGATAAGGTGTCGGTGGAGTTCTGCTCGGCGTGCGCCCGGAAGGCGTCGTCTTCTCTTAAAATGTAG